A stretch of DNA from Oreochromis aureus strain Israel breed Guangdong linkage group 10, ZZ_aureus, whole genome shotgun sequence:
agaagtggacttgctggtgtgttttggatcattgttctgctgcaaaACCCAAGTGCACTTTAGTTTGAGATCACGAACAGATGgctggacattctccttcaggatgctTTAGTAGACAGCAGAAATCATGGTTCCATAtaccacagcaagtcttccaggttctgaggcagcaaaacagccccagaccatcccactaccaccaccatattttaccgGTGGTATGATGTTCCTTTTTTGAAATGCTGTGTCAGTTTAGTTCAGATGTAATGGGACTTATGCCTTCCAAAAAGTTCACCTTTTGTCTCGTCAGTCATAACTGTTCATCTTAGTAAtttcccaaaagtcttgagGATCATGAAGATGTTCTTTGGCAAATGTGACATGagcctttttgttctttttggtcatcttggcatgatgtgttgtttttgaggtcttttagcctgcttcactttgtcagacaggttctatttaagtgatttcttgttTCAACAGGTCTGtcagtaatcaggcctgagtGTGTTTAGTGAAACTGAATTCAGCTTTTCAAAAAATTGGTTTAGTGACAGTTAATTTATGTTTAACAAGAAgagaaattactttttcacataggaccggggtaggtttggataacttttcTCCCTTCATCAGTGAAATcgtcatttaaaaaatgcagtttgtaTTTACTCGGGTTATTTTTGtccaatattaaaatttgtttgattatCTGAAACAAGTGTGACAAATGTGCAAAACACTTGGAAATCTGGAAGAgggcaaacatttttttcacaccactgtatgcACTGTTCAGTTGAATTCTGTGTAAAACACTGAACTTCCAGAGGCCACTGCACTAACCCAAtgcaatttcatttttaaaaaaagatgtaatTACACAGTGGTGAGGCAACAATTCTTAGTTATTGCAAATGAAACCATAATGATGCCCCCTGTCCTGGGGTCAAAACAGTAAAAAGATGAATCATCCTGTCGGGTTTCACTGAAAGCACTGAACTTTAACCAATTATTATCATGCAATTATTGCctatttaattatttgaaaataCATACTGTAGTGTGTGTTAAGTTTGACGCTGTTCCTTTCTGGTATCTTTTCTTTGGCGTGATTGCTTTAATTTTTCCCTGTCATTGTCTTCTTTGATTGATATGTGTTGGAGATATGCATATCTAGAATGCTGATATGTTGGAGCTGGACATTGCCCTCTGTTCCTACACTGATCATGTTGGCCTGCTGTGGCCTCTGGCTCCCTCCCAAGCACAGAAACTCATTTAGTCTGAATACAAAGTTCAAATACAAACTATATTGTTTCTTACATTGAATATAATTTGGCTTTTTGGACCACTTTTACTTTCTGGCACAGCCTCTGGTGGTAGAAAAATGCACAGATTAATGgtttctgctgttgatattaACCAGTTGCACTCATTTGTATCTCAAGGATATtggttattttttaatttcctgtgAGGGTTAAGGGTAGCCTTCAGTTAGCTCACAGCGGTAACAAAAAACACTCATAAAGAATCTTAGTAACAGGAAGTGGCTTTGTTACATGATTTTAGCTTGACACAAATTGGTTGTGTAATATGTAACCACAGAGGCAAAGTGATTTCACAAAGCATTTCTGTAATTtaagttagattttttttcatttgtttgttttagtgcAGTCTTTGCAGAGGTCAAATGGTTGCTTTAGTCTTTAATTTTACAGTCAACTTTGATTGAAAATTGCACCATCAGAACTATGTgtcttcttcttcctgttaataatattatcattattattattattattagtaaaacattttctgtaacATTTGAAAACTGTAAaggaaaggtttttttttttaagttctttgtcTAGTTATGCTTTTACTacataaatcattttttaatgaaCGCTGTGTGGGCACAAAGGGCATTATTTAGGCCTGTATTTAGTTtaagtggtaaaaaaaaatgcttgtgaTCATAAAATAGGATTTTGTTCTGTTGAGTTGCTCCAGTCTGCAAAAGCATACTTGAAGCCATTTTATGTCTATATACATAATGAACCTgccaaactgcattttaaaacttCATTAAGGATGAATATTATTAAGATTTTCTTCATATAGGTCAggtcgttttttgtttttgtgttttttgggtgGAGAAAAGTAGGAGGACATAGGTTTCCAGCATCAGTGCAACTATTGTGTTATCTCCCACAGTGTGGAACGAAATCTTTGCTTTGCATTGTGAACTGTTAGAAAACCACTGCAGTGTTAATGAAAGGAATTGAGATGATCAGGCATATAACTCCAGTGGATTGGATTTGGTCCTAGCTATCATTTGACATACATCATAATTACTAATAACTTAATGTATTTAGTAATCTTTGTCGATGTCTTAATTCACTCTAATTTGGTGATACAGGTCTGTACTGCAGCGGTTTTAAAGTTTCAGATACCTGTCCAAGTCATAGACAAAATGATTGAATTCTCACTAGTCATTCTTCTGGCTAAATATTTGCTCCTAATTTGTGTTTGTGAACCTTTATAATTTCTTAGTTCATTGCTGCAAGCACCTGCTCTACAGCAGTAAATattacaaaaattaaataataagtTTTTAGGTGGATTGTTTTAGTTTGGAGTGTCTCATattaatgcaaaaaacaaacaaataaacaaacaaaaattgtTTCTTATAGAAACATCTTGGCCAGACCTGTTGTAAAGGAGGTAATGCTGTCTAGCAAATTGATGGAGTTTAACTTAAGAAGGTAAAATGGGACTCTCTCTTCAAGACAGAAAGCAAATGTTGCCCACTCTTAGCATACAAGCTTAGGAAATTGCGTTATTAACATAGTAAAAGAGTAAACATACTTGCTGTCTTCAGTCATCACTAAGTTCATCAAGAAGTGTTTGTTTGGGCACAGACAGTCCTGAACTAGCTGGTGTGTTAGTACAGATAAATTCACTTGTGCTCTGAGGTTAACTTGCTGTAGGTTAGTAGTGCCACCAGCTGTTGTCACCACAGCCTGGAGCTTAGTGTGGTACAGTACACTCTAatgcaggggtcggcaaccctaggcacgcgaagggttaactgatagCACGACCaatgctggactggccatcgggcttTTGCTCGGTGGCCGGGTGACTTCTTTTTcctttgtaacggtataaacaatgaaaggtggtcgattggccagatgctggtcggtgtgtaaaaataactcagtggtttggtggtggctatggcgaaGCTTcctcagattcagtaaaattagcaagtggtggaggcctcaggtggatgagagaaaggggaggcagTAGGAGGAgcgacccgaggcagccgccggtccgagtctcaggtgaactgaacttcaggtaagaagttatgacctgcagtctgtctgggtcaaatataaaccaagtttaggtggagtttattttcgttgtgctgactttttacagtcagttacaataactcgtactgcatgctagctagcatgacggagtttctatacagctgggtgggtgctttGATGTTAGTGATACCATAGTGAactgtattttattcataaggttagttagtagagttgcctgTAAAAAGACGGAATTGTCTCGTATTCAGAgtaaatattacgcgtttcgtattgaggtgaaaaggaacacagtttgtcccggacttcagctagaatgaaaaaaagacacaaagctggagttattctgtcatTACGctttcagctgtttcttcttctctcattctccccctCCCTGTCCTGTTGCTCAATCATGAaacgatcaatgatcagctgatcggcttttctcttgtgtttgtttatctcccactttgcgccagaaagaggaaaccagcggatgtcgcgctaaacaacagcagcacgtttaagcttgatcagctgttgttagaatttatttaatattactttctagtatcagctgatgtttgctggagccacagctgtaaagctgctggtcatgatggtttgtatatctggtgagagggaaacatgaagatgaaaccaggagatgtccttactgaatcatcagagctgaacaggtgatggagaaacaggtttaccttttaggtgacatgaatgagttgaagggcagttatgagctgtttctgagagacaaataacaccaggatccttttctatgtagctgacagctggtaactgtgcaggggcggatctagcaaagttttgccagggggccaggtagggcattaacagggagagggaggcacaaagaaatactttcttattctcatttaaaatgtctggctgttattaaataattatctgaagcttacaaccaaagtttttatctgacataaaatgtatagaaatcatacatataacaTCGAAATAGCTGGAATCCATAGATGtgcatgttcatggagcttgcattttcacctgctggacatcactacctgacaagtttaactgtcttcagaacattgcagaggccttattgacagtatttggctctacatatctgtgtgagcagattttctatcacatgagtgtcctcaggtagccgtctgaatgctggacactcggagacctgtgtctctgagtgggagaccagagatcacattaacatgtgtatctctgtattagcaaacataccatattggcccagtttatttttcttatcattgttgtgaggagaccataaatagcatttgtattttctgtatttgctgttctggagttcttgttatggataaaaagtgtctttttttgtttgtttcaaaatagctgataactattcgctgatagctgccagcATCtgcaaatataattctataaagtggttctatatagtgtgtaactgttaatatagagcgttattaaatttattgctaatgcaatcatatggcacactgacttctgaggaaattttaaatggcactcgccatcagaaaggttgcctacccctgctctaATGTCTTGTACATGATAGCATGTTGGAGTTGTTTTACATAGACTGCAACCTTGACATAATTTTAGAAGTGATAACTGACCAGCTGAAAGCTGTATCATGATGTCACCAGTTTCACAGGGATGATAGAAGATGTTGCTAAAGTCACGGCTGTGTGCCAGAGAAACAAGCTACACTGGTTTCTGATGAATTAGTCATTTattaaagagaagaaaagataaACATAGTCATTGATTCAagctttttaattttaaagattTCCAGGTCTCGTGTCAAAGAAACTGGGAAAATCATTCATCACAAATTTTTCACATCTTGTTTGCAGAGTAATTAGCTCATTATACATTGAATAGAGGAAATCATGATGAATTACGgtctttgtttctctgcagGTGTGGCACCTCCACCAATGAATCCCATGGCGCCCCATACATACCAAGGCCAGTCGAACAGGCCTGCTTATGGGCCTCCACCTACAGGTCCACCACCTACAGGTCCACCacctgcaggcccaccaccaACAATGAAACCCACACCACCTCCCACTGGACCTCTAGTGGCTAATGCCACACCTCCACCACCTAAAGCAGATGGTAagtgtaatcttttttttttttcttttcttaaaaacacAGTGCCCAGATCTCAGCACATTTGGAAACATTAGAATAGACATTAAACATTTTACTCCCACAGATGTGCTAATCGTGATATTTAATGACTGCATATCCTTTGTATAAGCCAACGTGTTATcatctctttatattttttttttcctgatcaCCTTCCATTGTTTCCCTCCCTCCACTCCTTCCACTACATGCCAGCTCAGTGTGGGGGCGTTGTTAACAGCACTCTTTCCCCAACTGAGCCCGACAGCCAGGAGGGAGATATTGAATGTCCAGGTGTGGCAAAATCAGTTTTCAGCTCTTAGATGTTGTGTCAGTGCTGTGCTGCCAGTCCTGTCTCATCTGTACAGTTCTTGCATGTATCTGTGGATGTACTATTGAGCATATACAGAGGTTTCATCTCATAGTTTTAAAGAATAATgcatataaaatgaaaataatctaGAGATATTGTAATGTTGTAATGGCATTCATAGTAACTCTGTATCTTTTTAGTGCTAAACTGAGCATCCATGGAAACAATTATTTCTTGATGGTGTGTTTTACCTTTTCAGTCATCCAGGCTCACCATGTCTCCCATGTGACTCAACTtctaaatattaaaatcaccaatgTAAAAATACTTCCCATAAATATGTTTAGTGTCTCTTTAATTTTCGTCATCATTAATATTGTCATTGTTTTGACCCTTTTTATAGTTCATTTTGTTCCATCCCTGTTGTTTGTGGTTGGCAAAGTGTTGCTTAAATTATTCATATCATGTCTGTGTTTGCTTTGAAACAGGAGCTGTGGCTGGCAATGGCCCGCAAGCATCAAACAGCTATAATCATCTTGACAACAAAATGGGTAAGGCGGTTTTCTGCCACATATTGGATTCTGTGCACACAGCAGTCACATTTGCAGTCTTTGCAAATGCCTGTCCGTGCAGTTTTTGACGAATATGAGGCATTTCTACATTTTATTGTACAATCTTTAATTGTGTGATGTATGTCTTGAATCCCAACTGGATTccattttcagtacaaatatctAAATATTAACTGTCACAAATcccactgtgactgtgagctCTGGTGAAcagtcttttgttttctttttttcctttggttcCATACCAGCAGGCGTCTCAGAATGTGTAATATACTTTTCATATCATCAGCAAATCccataaaaagaacaaaatccaCAATAAACAACTTCTGTTAACAGTCATTGTTTGTGTAGACAAACATTAAGTAGCTTAGGCctctaaaaacacatttatgaggGAAACCCATTCAAATCCTCATTACCACGAAACATTGGCACTGGGTTTTATTTTAAGCCGTTGACTAATATGCCTGCTGCTGTGTATACCTGTCAGCCACAGAGCTTCCCATTTTTAGTGATGTCTGCTATTTGAGTTCTCATTTAAGCCTTTGTAAGTgtaaatgtttttcatgttaCTGTTTCTTCCATAGCTGGCCCGACTCAGCCTGGACCACCCGGTCGGCACTTGGGCCACTACCCTTCGCTCCCTCCCGGGTACCAGAACACCTCAGCTCCCCACGCCACCCCTCCCATCCACCCTGCGATGCAAGCCGCCACGCAGCCTTACACTCAAGCACCTCAGCCATATCAGCAGGTGAGCCTAAGGTCACAACCCAGTTCCACATAATTTTAGAACACTTTGCATACACAGTTTGTTTGTTCGCTTGTCATTGACTTGCACATGAATGCAAAACACGTGCTGGTTATATGGAAAGGAGAATAACCAACActgggttgtttttttcattgttgcATAGGGTTGAACTGGTTATAGAACTGGAATGGCTAAACAAACTTAGGTGCATTATAGTAAAGGGCTTGTGAGGGAACAGTTTGGAACAAATGCTTAAATCagttttaaattgattttatttcaaGATACAAATTTAGGAAAAAGCACTTGAACACGTGTGGACTTCAAAATTCTCACATTTATTGTGACAAGTAAATATTATTAGACTATTAGgcttaatgtaattttttttttttgtttgtttctttcagcCACCTGGTGGCCCAGGGCCGGCTCAGCTAAGCCCATCGTTAGCAGCCATGAGCCTCCAGTCCAGCACCCCAGAGGCCCTGAGAGTGGTCAACCTCCTGCAAGAGAGGAACCTGCTGCCACCGGCCCCAGTCCCTGCCCCGACACCCTGCCTCACCCAGGACCTGCAGAAACTCAACTGCAGCCCAGAGTGAGTCATAATGAACTAATTTTGCgtgttgtgacatttttgtctttcattAAATTGATTGTGTTTCTATCTCATATAGCTAATAATACTATAACTGAtctctgtttagtttttgtttttaaactcaaaatTATAAATGATTAAGAAATGCTACATTTAACGTGGGACTTTAATCATATCACTGTTTAGTGTTAAGTGCGCACAGCCTAAACGCTGAATTTGTCACTCTGTGTGCTTCCAGAGTTTTTCGCTCTACACTGACCAGCATCCCTCAGACCCAGTCTCTGCTCAATAAAGCCAAGATGCCACTGGGCTTGCTGCTTCACCCCTTCAAAGACCTCTCGGTAACCTGTCAATTTAATATTGAACGTTCACTCTCAGTCATCAGTCAGTTTAACTGGGTCAGTTACTCCAACAGCTTCCACTGTGAACCTCACCTGCTAGTCAGCAGGTTTTCGGCAATAAATGTTGAGTCTATCTTTCGTTTATCTCAAAGCAGAGAACATTAATTACATGTCATACACATCACCACAATCCCAGCTGGAGATTTGTTACCCGGGGCCTATGTTTACTACCATTGTCACTTTTATGATCAATCCTGAGTGTGAGGAGACAGCACTGATTTCTGTCCTCACATTTAAATTGTTATACACATAATATTGGTGACACATAGGAGACAATCTAGTCACAAATGTGTGTAGTCATTATCATGTAACAACAATTAGAGGTAATTTTAGAGTGTGTAGGTTAATGGTTTCTAGACAGAGGGTGGCGAGGTATTTCTGTCTGTTTAGAAAAAAGGTCTGCTCTATTTGAAACGATACTGGACTACACCCAAAGCTCAGATGTCTCAGTTTTCTCCCAGCATTCAAATCTCTTTCGAAGCAGTGACTTATTTTGGTTATTTACATGAGTGCAAGGGTTGCAGTATTATGCATTTGCACATGTATTAATCATTTGACACACGTAACACACGTTAACACGAATTTCTCTCCATATATCGCTATGTTACTATGTCATATGGTGAGAATATTTATAGACTTGTTTATGAATATAGGTTGCATGTAttaacttgtgtttttgtttgtttttctctaatCTGAAGTGGATAAGAATTTGTGTTTATCTTAAACGCTTCCATGCAGTTTTATGTCATCATTATCATTGGGTCAAACCTTGCATTTGGCACTTTATCACACATTGACAAAAGACTAAATTATAAATGAGAGGACTGCATTGAATAAAATGTAGAGTTAGGATATTGACTCTTTCTGCTGCTTTAACTCGGGTTCCTTTACTGCTGCATGTCTGGTTTGAATGATAAAAGTGCAATAATGCCTCCCTTCAGTGGAACAGACTTTCCTCTTTACTTAGTGGCACACACATGCTTAACTCGGAGCGAATGAGTTTGTTCTATGTCTTTCTGGAATAGGTGCCTCATTCCTCTGGCTTCTTATTTAAACATATACCTGTGACGGTTAGTTCATTAAATGAATTCCCCACAAAAATCATATATATTACAGGAGCTAATTGTCTAATCTCATCAGTGGTGCTTTTAAAAACGAGGCATTCCCAGagccatttttaaaatgtgtcatcCTCATATAACAGCAACATATAACAGCTATATTATCTTTATAAAGATGCACGAGCTGCATCAAATTTGTATTAGTTAAACAGTGTCTTCCtaacagctgtttatttccCAGTAGGGTTTGACTTAATACACCCCTGGGCAAATCTATCACAGCGACTACGTTTATGTTTCCCTGTTAATTGAGGACACAAATTCCAGAGACATTTCACAGCTTGGACAGCAACAAGAAACGTCTTTATTGAAATGCCATTTAAAATAAGCTGCAAACCAGATGATGTTTGCCTCGAGGCTCTCGTCTCACAGAAGTTGTTTCTCATCTGCTTTTATAAatacagcagcttcctgttgtgACATCCAGCACGATTGTTAGGTGTCGGTCCTGCAGAACCTACATCAATCCCTTTGTCTCTTTCCTGGACCAGAGAAGGTGGAAGTGCAACCTTTGCTATCGGGTTAATGATGGTAAGTAACAGGAGGGTTTTTTCCACCCACAGATTAAGTATAAAGAGAGAATAATGTCACCTACTTTGGAAAGAGGATTTTATTAGAGTTCATATGTGTTTTCACCTCAGGTAGAAGATCTGACTCAGTACTAAAATCTCACTggaagttttgtgtgtttgtgtgtagttCCAGAGGAGTTCATGTACAACCCTGTTAGCAGATCATATGGAGAACCACACAAAAGACCTGAGGTCCAGAATGCCACCATTGAGTTCATTGCTCCTTCAGAATACATGGTAGGTGTTTAACATTGTATCTGTCACCAGTTAAATCCATGTTATTATAAAACTGGCATTTTCAAAGTCATGTAAAATTGAAGAATTATGATCTGAAAGCTGAGGTAGATTTACTTTCCAGAACTCTGTCTTGGGGCAAAGTTAGTTAGTGGTTATTTTAAGCTTTTAACTTGCTATTTTAACTTGCTAAATTAAATTCTGAGTGTTGGAAATTGTGCAGTCTTCTGTGTACGTGATAgtaattttgtctctttttattaACCCTGCTTTAACTAGCTTGTGTTTGCCCTGATTTTGTTCAGCTGAGACCACCCCAGCCTGCTGTTTACCTCTTCGTTCTGGACGTTTCCCACAATGCAGTGGAGACAGGCTACCTAAATGTgttctgtcagtcactgctggacAACATCAATTCGTATGTACAACCTTTAATTTTGATTCATTAGAGTCCTTTCGACAAAATAGCCTTTTTAACAGTAATTTTCCGGAgtacttttaaaatatacatAGGGCTCAGGCACATTCACAGCTAAGACCTAAAGTGCATGGAAACCGATATACCGATATGTTTTTAATGGGTCAGTGTAACAATTTTTTCTAGGCCCTGGATAAATGTAGGCACACGTTTTTAAATTTGGcctacactatattgccaaaagtatccAAATTATTGTATTGAAGTGTTCCAATCATCAAGCATTTAGGCATGCAgcctgcttctacaaacatttgtgaaaaaatGGGTCATTCTCAGGAACTCCATCCGTTCCAGCATGGTACTGTGATAGGatctcacctgtgcaacaatGAGGCGTATAGTGCACAGAGGTCACCAACTTTCTCCAGTCAGTCGCTACAAATCTCCAGACTTAATTTGGCCTTCAGCttagctcaagaacagtttgtagagagcttcatggaatggaAGAatgataaaaaacacacactgctAAACCTTaaggaaagccttcccagaagagtttAAGAgttgttatagctgcaaagggttGGCTGACATCATATGAAAACCCATAGattcaaataaaatgaataagatGTCACCCAAGTTCATATGCATGTGAAGGTAGACGAGCGAATaattttggcaatatagtgtaccttattttctgtcatatactGTTGGCGGATGCTCACATTGAACATGTACAGTTAATATTTGCATCTGAAGGTTGTTCCCTTTTTATAGAGCCACTGTGACTAAAGAACAGAGATCTGTTCAGATGGTTCAAATAATTTGTGTAGACCTAAAAAATCTCCATAGATTCTTATTTCTTTGAAGTAAGGGGTTTTCTTTACAAAACTACCCAGTGGGACAAATTGGACCCTCTGGTAGGCTGACTCTGACCACCTGTCCACATATTTGATCAACAGAtggttattttctgttatgtgtagtAACACGATCCAACATAATACCTTAATGGAAGGATCTTAATTTGGGTCCTTGCAAACTACGATGAAAATAGGTTATCCCTGACACATAAGGGCAAGCTTTactgaagtgtgtgtgtttatgtgtcctAGACTTCCTGGAGACTCACGGACAAAGGTAGGCTTCATCACCTTTGACAGCACCATCCACTTCTACAACCTCCAGGAGGGACTTTCCCAGCCTCAGATGCTAATCGTGTCTGACATAGAAGGTGAGACGTAGCTGACGGCAAAGGCCACACTTTCATTATCACAGTAACTTGACATCAGCTGTGCGCCAACTTACTGCAGGAATCGAGAACCAGCAAACATATAAGGTCACAGACTGACTGGCTCACTAAACATGAATGCCATGTTGGTAAATTAGTACAGCCATGTTTTGTCCCCTTTATTTTAAGTGAAACTTTGTAAAAAGCTGTTGCACCACATGCAGCGACTCTATTTCTTAATGAAATCACTTTATGGTTCCCCTGTTTGATTTATGGTTGTCATTACCTACtgttatatttgtttaaataattacattttgctctcCACAGATATCTTTTTACCAACACCAGACAGCCTTCTAGTAAACCTCAATGAATGCAAAGAGGTCAGAAATGCTCGTTTTGTTAAAGTCCTGTGTTGTTTAATTTATAAATGACTGTATTTTGAAACTGAGATTAAATGTAACAGTTTACTATGTGTTCACACTGTGTAGGAAGTAAAATTGATTGCTGCTTTATATTCATATCCGTTTTCTCTGATTAATAGCGATAACACGCCATAAAAATATGACTCACGTCCACCGATTTGCTTTGCAGCTTGTGCAGGATCTGCTGAAGAGCCTGCCAAATTTATTTGAGAAGACGATGGAGACGCAGTCCGCCCTGGGTTCAGCTCTGCAAGCAGCCTTTAAGTTGTTGTCCCCCACTGGAGGGCGCATGTCGGTGTTTCAGACGCAGCTGCCTAACCTCGGTGTTGGGGCACTGCAGTCGAGAGAGGACCCCAACCAGCGGGCATCTGCCAAGGTAATGAGAGAAGTGTGCTGAATGGTATACAGCGGGATTTAAATATAACCAACAGAGCCATTGTGTTAAATGTAGGCACCAGTTGCCATAACTATATTAAACAAAGTCTTAATGACTAGTGTTTCAAGTCAGTCATGGAACAAAAATGGACATGACTAATATTTGATAGCtagttttaaacttttctaataaatgcaaaataaaagcacattttttggaaTAAGATCAGATTTATTAtagaaaaactataacttttcagaaagagaagatttaaatttttatgtttatagTTCTTTGATTTTGGTAATCTTAAACCAGAGGATTAAATcaggattaaaaaaatgtcagcttttccacaaactgtaaaaatttgttttactttggacGACTTTTGAGTTGTTACTTTACATTTACACTTTATGTTCATGGTGCTATCTGATGTGCATTCCTTTCAGGACATCCAGCACTTAGCGCCGGCGACAGACTTCTACAAGAAACTGGCTCTGGACTGTTCCAGCCAGCAGGTGGCTGTAGACTTGTTCCTGCTCAGCGCTCAGTACTGTGACCTGGCATCTCTTGGTAAGTCTCATCTCAATGGATTGGCGGGAGACAATGGAGGGAAAAGGAAGATGCAGTGGACCTTTTGCTATTTTTTATCATGCTGACATAACCTCTTGCTTAAAAAAATCCCCTCATATTCCTAGATTTTAAAACTCTTGAGTGGTAAAAACGTTAAGCACAAAAATATTTGTCATTAATGAGGGAAAATCTGATTCCCGAAATGATGCTATCAGATTTTATTCATTCCCTAGCGAGATGGAAATTGAGAGAAATTAACCAGTCTGTTTTTTTCAAAACTTTAAAGCTTTTTCTCTCCACTTCTGTGCGTTCTCTCTTTATTGCAGGATGCATATCCAGATATTCAGCAGGGAGTGTTTACTACTACCCATCCTACCACCACCAGCATAACCCAGCTCAGGTTGAGCGCTTCCAGAAGGATCTGAAGAGATATTTAACCAGGAAAATTGGCTTTGAGGCTGTCATGAGGATACGCTGCACCAAAGGTCTGTGGGCACAAAAGAGCTAGAGATGAATGAGTGTTGAATAGACGTGAAGGTTACCGTTGCAAGATGTTGTTTATAAACTGTTTGGAATTACCAACTCTGCACTGATTAGGCATAAAATGTGGTCTAATCAGCATCCAAGGCAC
This window harbors:
- the sec24a gene encoding protein transport protein Sec24A isoform X2 — its product is MSTAGFNSQNGTGTGQTYANGPSQNPVALQQLPGVSYGMTNQPPYNPVQGKAPAPPGPGLYPAGLYQPIPPVSSYQPGPPPTSYPSSAGQPLLPRPPMGGHPSHTPPQSASPSPGPRMSMPPAQATPPPPAVSSSSYYPNPQQPMTPAWQYNTSTPPLGPATSISAPPMGPVANHVNPAATLAGPSLPSLAPYSSAPRPPPPNMSHSTTQPPGPGMPPTSLHGYTQPGVAPPPMNPMAPHTYQGQSNRPAYGPPPTGPPPTGPPPAGPPPTMKPTPPPTGPLVANATPPPPKADGAVAGNGPQASNSYNHLDNKMAGPTQPGPPGRHLGHYPSLPPGYQNTSAPHATPPIHPAMQAATQPYTQAPQPYQQPPGGPGPAQLSPSLAAMSLQSSTPEALRVVNLLQERNLLPPAPVPAPTPCLTQDLQKLNCSPEVFRSTLTSIPQTQSLLNKAKMPLGLLLHPFKDLSLPVVTSSTIVRCRSCRTYINPFVSFLDQRRWKCNLCYRVNDVPEEFMYNPVSRSYGEPHKRPEVQNATIEFIAPSEYMLRPPQPAVYLFVLDVSHNAVETGYLNVFCQSLLDNINSLPGDSRTKVGFITFDSTIHFYNLQEGLSQPQMLIVSDIEDIFLPTPDSLLVNLNECKELVQDLLKSLPNLFEKTMETQSALGSALQAAFKLLSPTGGRMSVFQTQLPNLGVGALQSREDPNQRASAKDIQHLAPATDFYKKLALDCSSQQVAVDLFLLSAQYCDLASLGCISRYSAGSVYYYPSYHHQHNPAQVERFQKDLKRYLTRKIGFEAVMRIRCTKGLSIHTFHGNFFVRSTDLLSLPNVNPDAGFAVQMSIEENLDDMQVVSFQAALLYTSSKGERRIRVHTLCLPVVNSLSDIFAGADVQAITGLLACMAVDRSVTASLSDARDAMTNAAIDSLMSYRQSVLTIQQPGLLVPACLRLFPLYILALLKQKAFRTGTSTRLDDRVFAMLQLKYQPLAYAMLMIHPALYRVDDLTDEGALNINERTIPQPRLLQLSVEKLSREGAFLMDAGTVMYLWIGRNCHSNFLTQVLGVPNYAAVPDNLYLLPELDTAESQRTRAFIGWLRDQRPFFPSLHIIRDESQLKASFMQNMIEDRTESALSYYEFLLHLQQQISK